In Caproicibacterium amylolyticum, a genomic segment contains:
- the mreD gene encoding rod shape-determining protein MreD: MKYSKLLRYLAYIFEIVLLFILQEAPGVLPEIHYARPVLLVPVAVTIALFEPQTEATTLGILCGLLIDTGMDSGILGMHAMILAVVCFIVSYLARDLLQTNVMTAFVICCIAMGITVLLQWLLFYISLGYSDPAYAFVQHYIPRFLYSVALVFPIYALNRLFALRIQPVS; the protein is encoded by the coding sequence ATGAAATACAGTAAACTGCTCCGCTACCTTGCCTATATATTTGAAATCGTCCTGCTGTTCATCCTGCAGGAAGCCCCCGGCGTACTGCCGGAAATCCACTACGCCCGTCCGGTGCTGCTGGTTCCGGTCGCTGTTACCATTGCGCTGTTTGAACCGCAGACAGAAGCTACCACTCTCGGTATTCTTTGCGGACTGCTGATCGATACTGGTATGGACAGCGGGATTTTGGGGATGCACGCCATGATTCTGGCGGTGGTGTGCTTTATCGTCAGCTACCTTGCGCGGGATTTGCTGCAGACAAATGTGATGACCGCATTCGTCATCTGCTGCATTGCTATGGGCATTACCGTACTGCTGCAATGGCTGTTATTTTACATTTCCCTGGGTTATTCAGACCCCGCCTACGCCTTTGTACAGCACTATATTCCGCGTTTTCTGTACTCCGTTGCACTTGTTTTCCCAATTTACGCGCTGAACCGCCTGTTTGCGCTGCGGATTCAGCCGGTCAGCTAA